A genomic segment from Methanoplanus limicola DSM 2279 encodes:
- a CDS encoding type II toxin-antitoxin system PemK/MazF family toxin: MVNNFREPGEVWLIEPEGTRGHEQSGIRPAVILAESVGMYTVVPFTTSENAARFPHTHMVGPDSENGLSMLSFALCFQVSALDKERFIKRTGILSKTDLECIKELIRDLLDL, encoded by the coding sequence ATGGTGAACAATTTCAGAGAGCCTGGAGAAGTCTGGCTGATTGAACCTGAAGGTACCCGCGGCCATGAGCAGTCCGGCATACGTCCGGCAGTCATTCTTGCAGAATCGGTTGGAATGTACACAGTGGTCCCATTTACAACTTCAGAGAATGCCGCCCGTTTTCCCCATACCCATATGGTTGGACCAGATTCAGAAAACGGACTTTCAATGTTGAGTTTTGCACTCTGTTTCCAGGTATCAGCTCTTGATAAAGAGAGATTTATTAAAAGAACCGGCATATTGTCAAAAACAGATCTTGAATGTATAAAAGAACTGATAAGAGATCTTCTTGATCTATAA
- a CDS encoding transcriptional regulator has product MEEKFLEIVDESGNLNSKLFSLIRIKILWALSELGEDGATARQIKNGLNIGNDGSTYSNLNALVDMGYLRMQKVPFESKENLELYTITPSGLEEWNKIKKWLDMLIGEEK; this is encoded by the coding sequence ATGGAAGAAAAATTTCTTGAAATAGTTGATGAATCCGGGAATTTAAACTCTAAATTATTCTCACTAATCCGGATAAAAATACTCTGGGCATTATCTGAACTCGGTGAAGACGGAGCAACAGCAAGACAGATAAAAAACGGGCTTAATATCGGAAATGACGGCTCAACCTATTCAAATTTAAACGCACTCGTAGATATGGGGTATCTCCGGATGCAAAAAGTACCATTTGAATCAAAAGAGAACCTTGAATTATACACCATTACCCCGTCCGGCCTTGAAGAATGGAATAAAATAAAAAAATGGCTTGATATGCTCATAGGAGAGGAGAAATAA